In Flavobacteriales bacterium, one genomic interval encodes:
- a CDS encoding DUF4139 domain-containing protein encodes MTRSFIALIALTLLPSLYAVDETPVTSKVSEAKVFLSGAQVSRKASAKVPSGTSTFVFTGLAQGIDPQSIQVTGKGGYSILSVNHRINYLTESPKKPEIEDLQTRIKKLEHDFNIEKGLQQVWENEEKLLQQNWAVGGQTNGISAAQLQGVVDYQRERMKAMKAGWLEQQEKLTKIEEEANKLRQQVQQLQSQAPRPTSEVVVEISSTAEVNASFVLSYFVGSAAWTPAYDLRAIGVGQPIELLMKAQVTNNTGEDWDKVDLSLSSGNPTLGGIMPTLTPWTLYLPQIMRTETISKAPRQQPMMDAASTLASGSEYKLMEDQDASVVNWNTVESRTTTIEFVIQTPFSVPSDGAPHMIGVSSQTIPATYKHYTTPKRDKDAFLYARTTGWEDLNLLPGEANVFFEGTFVGQSYLELDIPKDTLEISLGRDKGVSVERVRRKTTNEKAVIGGKRTVSIGWDISVRNTKNTPVDLEVHDQYPLSPQSEIEVKLEDEGGATVNKNTGKLTWNITVAPKETKKLGFVYTVKHPKDMPVVLE; translated from the coding sequence ATGACCCGTTCCTTCATTGCGCTTATTGCGCTGACCCTTTTACCATCACTTTACGCGGTAGACGAAACACCAGTAACCAGCAAGGTCTCTGAAGCAAAAGTTTTCCTGAGCGGAGCTCAGGTTTCACGCAAAGCCAGTGCGAAGGTGCCATCCGGAACAAGCACATTTGTATTTACCGGGTTGGCACAAGGCATCGATCCGCAGAGCATACAAGTAACAGGCAAAGGTGGATACAGCATATTGAGTGTGAACCACCGCATCAATTACTTGACGGAAAGTCCAAAGAAGCCGGAAATAGAGGACTTGCAGACTCGTATCAAAAAACTGGAGCACGACTTCAACATCGAAAAAGGACTACAACAAGTTTGGGAGAACGAAGAGAAACTACTGCAGCAGAATTGGGCCGTAGGTGGCCAAACGAACGGTATATCCGCTGCGCAATTGCAAGGTGTGGTGGACTATCAACGGGAACGCATGAAAGCGATGAAAGCCGGTTGGCTTGAGCAGCAGGAAAAGCTTACGAAAATTGAAGAAGAAGCGAATAAATTGCGACAGCAAGTACAACAATTACAAAGCCAAGCGCCGCGTCCTACAAGTGAAGTCGTAGTTGAGATCAGCAGCACCGCTGAAGTGAATGCGAGTTTCGTTCTGAGCTATTTCGTGGGCAGCGCAGCCTGGACACCAGCATATGATCTGCGTGCAATCGGTGTTGGCCAGCCCATAGAACTGCTGATGAAAGCGCAAGTGACGAACAATACCGGTGAGGATTGGGATAAGGTGGATCTGAGCTTGAGTAGCGGAAACCCAACTCTGGGAGGCATCATGCCTACACTTACTCCATGGACCTTGTACTTGCCGCAGATCATGCGCACCGAGACGATCAGCAAAGCTCCTAGACAGCAACCGATGATGGATGCCGCCAGCACCCTAGCCTCCGGTAGTGAGTACAAACTGATGGAGGACCAGGACGCTTCCGTGGTGAACTGGAACACGGTCGAAAGCCGAACCACAACGATCGAGTTCGTGATCCAAACACCATTCAGTGTCCCAAGCGATGGCGCTCCGCATATGATCGGCGTAAGCAGCCAAACAATTCCTGCAACCTACAAGCACTACACCACACCAAAGCGCGACAAGGATGCTTTCCTCTATGCACGCACCACCGGTTGGGAAGACCTGAACCTCTTGCCCGGCGAAGCGAATGTGTTCTTCGAAGGCACGTTCGTAGGCCAGAGTTATTTGGAACTCGACATACCAAAGGACACGTTGGAGATCTCGTTGGGCCGTGATAAGGGTGTATCAGTTGAGCGCGTTCGGCGCAAGACCACCAATGAAAAAGCGGTGATCGGTGGAAAGCGAACAGTAAGTATCGGCTGGGATATTTCTGTGCGCAACACCAAGAACACCCCGGTGGATCTCGAAGTTCATGATCAATACCCGTTAAGTCCTCAAAGCGAGATCGAAGTAAAATTGGAAGACGAAGGCGGTGCTACCGTGAACAAGAACACGGGCAAGCTTACTTGGAACATTACGGTCGCTCCAAAGGAAACGAAGAAGCTCGGGTTCGTTTATACGGTGAAGCACCCGAAGGACATGCCGGTGGTATTGGAGTGA
- a CDS encoding response regulator transcription factor, with protein MGTIHVALFDDSKAIRDSMGFLLSTTQGIGLCGCFPNAEHVIDSIASCKPDVVLMDIDMPVVNGIEAVRMIRAKYPSLPVIMLTVFADEDRVYESLRAGAMGYLLKNDEPDALLSAITEVYSGGAPMTPSIARKVMMHFQRLPTAPSTNDEVDPGLSRREKDVLQCMVDGLSYKMIAEQLGISFETVRSHIKHIYEKLHVHNNTEAVAKTIRGGLLR; from the coding sequence ATGGGTACCATCCACGTAGCACTCTTCGACGATAGCAAAGCGATCCGCGATTCGATGGGTTTCTTGTTGAGCACCACCCAAGGTATTGGCCTTTGTGGGTGTTTCCCCAACGCGGAGCACGTTATTGACAGTATCGCATCATGTAAGCCTGATGTGGTGCTGATGGATATCGACATGCCGGTGGTCAATGGGATCGAAGCGGTCCGAATGATCCGTGCAAAGTACCCCTCCCTTCCGGTGATCATGCTTACGGTATTCGCTGATGAGGATCGCGTATACGAGTCGTTGCGTGCCGGAGCAATGGGATATCTATTGAAGAACGATGAACCCGATGCACTACTTTCCGCGATCACAGAAGTGTATAGCGGTGGCGCACCCATGACGCCGAGCATTGCGCGCAAGGTGATGATGCATTTTCAGCGGTTACCTACAGCACCATCCACTAATGACGAGGTGGATCCTGGGCTGAGCCGGCGGGAAAAGGACGTCCTTCAGTGCATGGTCGATGGTCTTAGCTATAAGATGATCGCCGAACAACTCGGCATTAGTTTCGAAACCGTTCGCAGTCATATCAAGCATATCTATGAAAAACTGCATGTACATAACAACACTGAAGCGGTAGCGAAGACCATTCGTGGTGGGTTGTTGAGATAA
- a CDS encoding acyl-CoA desaturase — protein MSKTTFAKTPPVFFQRLREVTEAYFTENNLRKTGDGRLYWKTAILMTALVGLYTVLVFFTPENGWLSLGLCTLLGLVMASIGFNVMHDGAHGSYSRRNWVNEMMGHSLNMLGGSVHYWKAKHNVNHHTFTNIEGMDEDIDIKFFMRVHKGQPKHWFHRFQHIYGLLLYGLTYLLWITVNDMQKYFTGKIGEKTKLKPLSLKEHFIFWGSKVGYFTVFVVLPMFFAGVVPTLIGYGVMVFVTGIVISVVFQLAHVVEDTDFVPGSTDPQHVESEWAVHQVATTVNFATHNKVWNWLFGGLNFQVEHHLFPRISHVHYPALNKRLIEVCAEFNITYREFPSLRSALLSHLRHLRQVGVA, from the coding sequence ATGTCCAAAACCACTTTTGCTAAAACGCCACCCGTCTTTTTCCAACGTCTCCGTGAGGTCACGGAAGCTTATTTCACGGAGAACAACCTGCGTAAAACTGGCGATGGACGGCTCTATTGGAAGACCGCCATACTGATGACGGCACTGGTGGGCCTTTATACCGTTCTGGTGTTCTTCACACCTGAGAACGGATGGCTCTCACTTGGCCTTTGCACTTTGCTGGGTCTAGTAATGGCAAGTATCGGGTTCAACGTGATGCACGACGGTGCACATGGCAGTTATAGCCGCCGGAATTGGGTGAACGAAATGATGGGGCATTCGCTGAACATGCTAGGGGGCAGTGTGCATTATTGGAAAGCGAAACACAATGTGAACCACCACACCTTCACCAACATCGAAGGAATGGATGAGGACATCGACATCAAATTCTTCATGCGTGTTCACAAAGGACAGCCAAAGCATTGGTTCCATCGGTTCCAACACATCTACGGTCTGCTGCTCTATGGCTTGACGTATCTGCTGTGGATCACAGTGAACGATATGCAGAAATACTTTACAGGCAAGATCGGTGAGAAGACCAAATTGAAGCCGCTAAGCTTGAAGGAGCATTTCATTTTCTGGGGATCGAAAGTGGGTTACTTTACGGTCTTCGTGGTGCTTCCTATGTTCTTCGCAGGGGTGGTTCCAACGTTGATCGGTTACGGTGTTATGGTGTTCGTGACCGGAATAGTGATCTCGGTCGTATTCCAATTGGCGCATGTGGTAGAGGATACCGATTTCGTTCCAGGGTCGACGGACCCGCAGCATGTGGAGTCTGAATGGGCTGTGCATCAGGTAGCTACAACCGTCAACTTCGCTACGCACAACAAGGTGTGGAACTGGCTTTTTGGTGGATTGAATTTTCAGGTGGAACATCACTTGTTCCCACGCATCAGCCACGTGCATTACCCTGCGCTGAACAAGCGTTTGATAGAGGTATGCGCGGAGTTCAATATCACGTATAGGGAATTCCCTTCGCTGCGCAGTGCATTGCTTTCGCACTTAAGGCATTTGCGGCAGGTCGGGGTGGCGTAA
- a CDS encoding RNA-binding protein, whose product MNIYVANVPYTVKDQDLQELFTEYGEVTSAKVIMDKVTNRSRGFGFVEMADDDAGRKAIEGTNGKNFHGRDLVVNEARPRTEGDRGGDRGGDRGGYRGGGGGGGYRGGGGGGDRGGYGGGGGGDRGGYGGGGDRGGDRGGDRGGDRGGYRGGDRDRGGRGGDRDGGRDGGRDDY is encoded by the coding sequence ATGAACATTTACGTCGCCAACGTGCCATACACAGTGAAGGATCAAGACCTTCAGGAGCTTTTCACCGAATATGGTGAAGTCACCTCAGCCAAGGTCATTATGGATAAAGTCACTAACCGTAGTCGCGGTTTTGGGTTTGTTGAAATGGCAGACGATGATGCCGGTCGCAAAGCGATCGAAGGCACCAACGGAAAGAACTTCCATGGTCGTGACCTGGTAGTGAATGAAGCTCGTCCACGTACTGAAGGTGATCGCGGCGGAGACCGTGGTGGTGACCGTGGTGGATATCGCGGTGGCGGCGGTGGTGGCGGTTATCGCGGAGGCGGTGGTGGCGGCGACCGTGGTGGATACGGTGGCGGAGGCGGTGGTGATCGCGGAGGATATGGAGGCGGTGGAGACCGTGGTGGAGATAGAGGCGGTGATCGTGGTGGTGATCGCGGCGGATACCGTGGTGGTGACCGTGACCGTGGTGGTCGTGGTGGAGATCGCGACGGTGGCCGTGACGGCGGTCGTGACGATTATTGA
- a CDS encoding gliding motility-associated C-terminal domain-containing protein, which translates to MNRTTLFPLLFCAPLLTVNAQLVVTNTQTPVQLVQNVLMGGGVNATNIALNGSAGNSVDQQIGAFNSAASNAGIPNGLILSTGIAAQAVGPNDGVRADSQVPGTRSDPDLVILSGGLNIDDASILEFDFVPSGGDVSFNFVFASEEYPGYVCGTVNDAFGFFISGPGITGPFSNGAANIALIPGTTVPVTINSVNSGVVGPQGGIAANCAAIDPNWLANSIYYVDNGNANNPDPTAIRYNGRTVMMTASSQVQCGQQYHIKIAIGDGGDSVYDSAIFLEAGTFASPTISVDATTALTAPLCMDNTTVQALVSAGATAPYTYSWTNDGAFIGNTQQVAVTADGSSMYQVAITDACGATAIDSVQITPQPMTLIPQPDMIVPCTYSGELVYGVTNAGPGQYTYNWTANGSSAANTSSLNITASTTPITYTLTIQDQCGATDSESVVVSIQAYAPMALSTTPDTTVFCPNDSAMVGVLSAAGGSGPYSYLWTNSNGDMITTNNSFMVSVSANATYAVTVTDQCGTESQASVTTLVPVHDLLTVDLGPSFVICAGNTADLVATVSGGSGSYTTEWLSASSTNDMITIQPITDSTFNVHVTDRCGYEANASIHVNLETPVTNIIATNLQQDDWQFNEVSEPSAARHDWDLGDGDWSTAQAPDHSYIDLEAHVVELMITTANGCIATDTIHLAPAAHVYFPNAFTPNGDGINDVFQAVGHELTEAEFTVFDRWGAALFNSMNLNDAWDGSLMDGNAAPTGVYVIKYSVKGVRLPKTVGLTHVTLLGQETADR; encoded by the coding sequence ATGAACCGCACCACCCTCTTCCCTCTCCTATTCTGTGCACCATTACTAACAGTGAACGCACAGCTTGTAGTGACCAACACGCAAACCCCGGTACAGCTTGTACAGAATGTTCTAATGGGTGGTGGTGTAAATGCGACCAATATTGCACTCAACGGATCGGCAGGCAATAGCGTTGATCAACAGATCGGAGCGTTCAACAGCGCAGCATCCAATGCCGGTATTCCGAACGGATTGATCCTCTCAACCGGGATCGCAGCACAGGCTGTAGGTCCGAATGATGGCGTTCGTGCCGACTCACAGGTACCAGGAACAAGGTCCGATCCCGATCTCGTCATACTATCTGGTGGTCTGAACATTGATGATGCATCGATCCTGGAGTTCGATTTCGTTCCGAGTGGGGGTGATGTAAGTTTCAATTTCGTATTCGCCTCAGAGGAGTATCCTGGATATGTCTGCGGTACAGTGAACGATGCATTCGGTTTCTTCATTAGTGGACCTGGCATAACCGGTCCATTCTCTAATGGTGCGGCAAACATTGCTTTGATCCCTGGCACTACTGTGCCAGTGACCATCAACTCTGTCAATTCCGGAGTGGTAGGGCCTCAAGGTGGTATTGCAGCAAATTGTGCGGCGATCGACCCCAATTGGCTAGCGAACAGTATATACTATGTGGACAATGGAAATGCGAATAATCCAGATCCAACTGCGATCCGCTACAACGGCCGCACAGTAATGATGACAGCCTCATCGCAAGTACAGTGCGGTCAACAATATCACATTAAGATCGCGATCGGCGATGGGGGTGATAGTGTATATGACTCAGCAATATTCCTTGAGGCCGGTACGTTCGCCAGCCCCACAATATCGGTGGATGCAACAACCGCATTGACAGCGCCATTGTGCATGGACAACACCACTGTTCAAGCACTGGTCAGTGCTGGTGCAACTGCGCCGTATACCTATTCATGGACGAACGATGGTGCGTTCATAGGCAATACCCAACAAGTGGCAGTTACGGCAGACGGTTCCAGCATGTACCAAGTTGCAATAACCGATGCTTGCGGCGCCACAGCAATTGATTCAGTGCAGATCACTCCACAGCCAATGACATTGATCCCACAGCCGGACATGATCGTTCCGTGTACGTATTCAGGTGAGTTGGTCTACGGTGTCACGAATGCCGGTCCAGGGCAGTACACTTACAATTGGACCGCCAATGGATCATCAGCAGCCAACACGAGTTCATTGAATATTACAGCCTCCACAACACCTATTACTTACACGCTTACCATACAGGATCAGTGCGGCGCAACCGACTCCGAAAGCGTAGTCGTATCCATCCAGGCCTACGCCCCCATGGCACTCAGCACCACACCGGATACGACGGTTTTTTGTCCGAACGATAGTGCAATGGTCGGTGTTCTGAGTGCTGCCGGTGGAAGTGGCCCTTACAGCTACTTATGGACCAATAGCAACGGTGATATGATCACGACCAACAATAGCTTTATGGTTTCCGTTTCTGCGAATGCTACGTACGCCGTTACTGTTACTGATCAATGCGGCACGGAGTCACAAGCGAGCGTTACAACACTCGTTCCTGTTCATGATCTTCTGACTGTAGACCTTGGACCCTCATTCGTTATCTGTGCAGGTAATACAGCTGATCTTGTCGCAACCGTTTCCGGTGGCAGTGGCTCGTACACGACAGAATGGCTTTCGGCTTCGAGCACGAATGATATGATCACGATCCAGCCTATTACGGACAGCACATTCAATGTGCATGTTACTGATCGATGCGGTTACGAGGCCAATGCTTCAATTCATGTGAATCTCGAAACACCGGTAACGAATATAATTGCAACGAACCTTCAGCAGGACGATTGGCAGTTCAATGAGGTCAGCGAGCCAAGCGCAGCTAGGCACGATTGGGATCTCGGTGACGGCGATTGGTCAACCGCTCAGGCACCGGACCACAGTTACATCGATCTGGAAGCACATGTAGTGGAGCTCATGATCACTACTGCAAATGGTTGCATCGCCACGGACACGATCCACTTAGCTCCTGCTGCCCACGTGTACTTTCCCAATGCTTTCACGCCGAACGGTGATGGTATCAACGATGTTTTCCAAGCCGTAGGTCACGAGTTGACCGAAGCGGAATTCACGGTGTTCGACCGTTGGGGAGCTGCACTATTCAACTCCATGAACTTGAATGACGCTTGGGATGGATCCTTGATGGACGGCAACGCTGCGCCGACGGGTGTATACGTGATCAAATACAGCGTAAAGGGTGTTCGCCTACCTAAGACCGTTGGCCTCACCCACGTAACATTGCTGGGACAAGAAACTGCAGATCGCTAA
- a CDS encoding T9SS type A sorting domain-containing protein, translating to MQKIQQLALLVLIIPSISTAQSIDSVTLTEVGRYQHGYVSFPDSFSAPTLSSRIDRLGRPYIYMACSDSGLMVLDISEPGSPQVASRMYPSVFGGLKVMNLEQYGNLLYLAVGDLAGNGQNPGLAILDISDPADPLLLDTYTHAPFTHGSAIVKVHEGFAYLGAMEEGIVVLDVIDPENIAFRSSFLPPDPTWPDIVNYPANARGMAITGDMLYLAFDAGALRAIDISDPGALTEVGRYVNPSHPIFTNPAYNNVLVLNDRLYATIDYCGLEIVDISDPGNMTQVNWLNPWNCSGFNWFGSDGHDNEMLTALGDSLLFVSGADSEIMVYDITDPDEPVLKGGHILPNDSAATWGVDLFGDLVVGNFINNHGLPLQPYDSKYGGVVLFNWEVDISTGLHEDPIGNELLTVFPNPTDGIFTIRMPQGLPWIQDLVITDIIGRPVQKAGILNGGPENTVTVDLSGHDVGLYLIVCTLGDQRLVSRLVLER from the coding sequence ATGCAAAAGATCCAACAGCTTGCACTTCTTGTCTTGATCATTCCCTCGATCTCAACGGCCCAATCCATCGATTCGGTTACGCTGACGGAGGTCGGAAGATACCAGCATGGCTACGTTTCCTTCCCGGATAGTTTTTCTGCGCCAACGTTGAGCAGTCGGATCGATCGGCTCGGCAGACCGTACATCTACATGGCATGTAGCGATTCCGGATTGATGGTTCTTGACATCTCAGAACCGGGATCACCTCAAGTCGCGAGCAGAATGTATCCAAGTGTGTTCGGTGGTCTCAAGGTGATGAACTTGGAACAGTATGGTAATCTCCTCTATTTGGCAGTTGGGGACCTCGCGGGTAATGGACAGAACCCCGGTTTAGCGATCTTGGATATAAGCGATCCGGCAGATCCGTTGCTGCTTGACACCTACACACATGCACCATTTACGCACGGAAGCGCAATAGTGAAGGTCCATGAGGGATTCGCTTATCTCGGTGCCATGGAAGAAGGCATCGTGGTCCTCGACGTGATCGACCCCGAGAACATCGCTTTCCGCTCTTCTTTTCTTCCGCCGGACCCTACGTGGCCGGACATTGTGAATTACCCCGCAAATGCACGCGGCATGGCCATAACCGGCGATATGCTCTATTTGGCATTTGATGCGGGAGCTCTGCGGGCCATAGACATTTCGGATCCTGGAGCGCTAACAGAGGTCGGTCGTTACGTGAATCCTTCGCACCCGATCTTTACTAATCCGGCGTACAACAATGTGCTGGTTCTTAACGATCGTCTCTATGCAACGATCGATTATTGCGGATTGGAGATCGTGGACATCAGCGACCCGGGGAACATGACCCAGGTGAATTGGTTGAACCCATGGAATTGCTCCGGCTTCAACTGGTTCGGTAGCGATGGCCACGACAATGAGATGCTCACAGCTCTGGGAGACAGCCTCCTATTCGTAAGCGGTGCAGATAGCGAGATCATGGTCTATGACATCACAGATCCTGATGAGCCGGTCCTGAAAGGCGGGCACATCCTACCCAATGATAGTGCAGCAACCTGGGGTGTCGATCTGTTCGGTGATCTTGTAGTGGGAAATTTCATCAATAATCATGGACTACCCTTACAGCCGTACGATTCGAAATATGGTGGCGTGGTTCTTTTCAATTGGGAAGTGGACATCAGCACCGGCCTGCACGAAGATCCCATCGGGAACGAACTATTGACGGTGTTCCCGAACCCGACTGATGGCATCTTCACAATAAGGATGCCTCAGGGTTTGCCTTGGATCCAAGACCTAGTGATAACGGACATTATCGGTCGTCCGGTCCAAAAGGCGGGCATTCTGAATGGTGGACCTGAGAATACAGTTACGGTGGATCTATCCGGCCACGATGTCGGGCTGTACCTGATTGTTTGCACTCTAGGAGATCAGCGTTTGGTGAGCAGATTGGTATTGGAGCGTTGA
- a CDS encoding T9SS type A sorting domain-containing protein codes for MKKQLLLMACALTLPFLGLAQLMEAEPNDGWNQNNPVPLGSTMSGSIGTCGPTNSSVDVFELTLTNVGRLQINTTMSNSGTTPTVTMSLHNNSVGLIQTFTVNNGVNGASVQDNISISCRGTGVYYLYINAPAAGCLNYTFDYALAQPLFGADMESNSAWNSANTDTVPVSTNADGRINFSQNDDNSDYFILELDDDGVLNINVEAEQVSNTSNDSLTVRLYSTSVALQRTWRVKIGANSTPVSSDISMNCRGIEERYFLQFASDACGTSYRFSYDVSPPVFADDLEENDAWNYANTDTVAVNTDAEGRINFNYDDNSDYFILELDDDGVLNIHVEAEQVSNSPNDSLTVRLYNTSMALQRTWRVRIGANSTPFSSDISMNCRGNEERYFLQFASDACGTSYRFSYDVSPPVFADDLEENDAWNYANTDTVAVNTDAEGRLNFNYDDNSDYFILELNDDGVLNVYVDAEQVGSSTNDSLTIRLYSSSVALQETWRVKVGANSTPSNTSTSINCRGNEQRYFLQFASDACGTSYRFSYDVTLPVFADDLEENDGWNSVNTDTVAVNTEMDGRLKFNYDDNSDYFILDLDDDGILNIHVEAEQVSASQNDSLTIRLYSSSVALQKTWRVKVGANSTPFSSDINMTCRGNEERYFLQFASDACETSYRFSYDVTPPVFEDDTEENDAWNSANTDTIAVNTVQNGRLNFNYDDNSDYFILDLDDDGILNIHVEAEHVSATPDDSLTMRLYNSSVALQKTWRVKIGAISAPFSTDISMTCRGNEQRYFLQFTSDACGTSYRYSYDVSPPVFADDMEDNDAWNSANTSVIDLNMGAVEGRLNFNYDDNTDYYKVILNAVTTITINSRAENANASGTYDVRLFSGSVALLNTHEFAVGNGSVPASDTWTSASLAAGTYYLQALNAPCGTSYTFDCFDDDSDGTCNGADVCAGGPEPGTPCDDGNPDTENDEIGTNCLCSGIILGIAEANESSTLRVWPNPAHGNTLFLSENTSGQIMDATGKQVNSFQRTMVVNIHDLAPGMYVIRTNEGAIVRFIRE; via the coding sequence ATGAAAAAGCAACTACTCCTCATGGCCTGTGCGCTAACCTTACCATTCTTGGGTTTGGCCCAACTCATGGAAGCCGAGCCGAACGATGGCTGGAACCAGAACAACCCGGTACCGCTGGGCAGCACCATGAGTGGTTCAATCGGCACGTGTGGTCCAACGAATTCTTCCGTGGACGTATTCGAGCTTACGCTAACGAATGTTGGTCGCTTACAGATCAACACTACCATGAGCAACAGCGGTACAACACCGACCGTAACTATGTCATTGCACAACAATAGCGTAGGTCTTATTCAAACATTCACGGTCAACAACGGTGTGAACGGCGCCTCAGTACAAGACAACATTAGTATTTCGTGTCGCGGAACAGGTGTATACTATTTGTACATCAATGCTCCGGCAGCAGGTTGTTTGAACTATACGTTCGACTACGCGCTAGCGCAACCCCTATTCGGTGCGGACATGGAGTCGAATTCGGCATGGAACTCAGCCAATACGGATACGGTACCTGTTTCAACCAATGCTGATGGTCGTATCAATTTCAGCCAGAATGATGACAACAGCGACTACTTCATTCTTGAACTCGATGACGACGGGGTGCTGAATATCAATGTGGAAGCTGAACAAGTAAGTAACACATCAAATGACAGTCTTACTGTAAGACTTTACAGTACCAGCGTGGCGCTCCAGCGGACATGGAGAGTTAAGATCGGAGCCAATTCCACACCGGTCAGTTCGGATATCAGTATGAACTGTCGGGGGATTGAAGAACGTTATTTCCTGCAGTTCGCGAGCGATGCTTGCGGAACATCATACCGTTTCAGTTACGACGTTTCTCCACCCGTATTCGCCGATGATCTGGAAGAGAATGATGCATGGAATTACGCTAACACGGATACGGTAGCTGTTAACACGGATGCAGAAGGGCGGATCAATTTCAACTATGATGACAACAGCGACTACTTCATACTTGAACTGGATGACGACGGTGTGCTGAACATACATGTGGAAGCTGAACAAGTAAGTAACTCACCAAATGACAGCCTTACTGTAAGACTTTACAATACCAGCATGGCGCTCCAGCGGACATGGAGAGTTAGGATCGGAGCCAATTCCACACCCTTCAGTTCGGATATCAGTATGAACTGTCGGGGGAATGAAGAACGTTACTTCCTGCAGTTCGCGAGCGATGCTTGCGGAACATCATACCGTTTCAGTTACGACGTTTCTCCACCCGTATTCGCCGATGATCTGGAAGAGAATGATGCATGGAATTACGCTAACACGGATACGGTAGCTGTTAACACGGATGCAGAAGGGCGGCTGAATTTCAACTATGATGACAACAGTGACTACTTCATTCTTGAACTGAATGACGATGGTGTACTGAACGTGTACGTGGATGCTGAACAGGTCGGTTCTTCAACAAATGATAGCCTGACCATAAGACTTTATAGTTCCAGCGTTGCGCTTCAGGAAACATGGCGCGTTAAGGTCGGTGCCAACTCTACACCTTCCAATACATCCACAAGTATAAACTGCAGAGGGAATGAACAACGTTACTTCCTACAATTCGCTAGCGATGCATGTGGAACATCCTACCGTTTCAGCTATGATGTTACCCTACCGGTTTTCGCGGACGATCTGGAAGAAAACGATGGTTGGAATTCGGTTAATACCGATACCGTTGCGGTTAACACGGAGATGGATGGGCGACTGAAGTTCAACTATGATGACAACAGTGACTACTTCATCCTTGATCTCGATGATGACGGGATTCTGAACATTCATGTGGAAGCAGAACAGGTAAGCGCTTCACAAAATGATAGCCTTACGATAAGACTCTACAGTTCCAGCGTGGCCCTCCAGAAGACCTGGCGCGTTAAGGTCGGTGCCAACTCAACGCCATTCAGTTCGGACATCAACATGACCTGCCGCGGGAACGAAGAACGCTACTTCCTACAATTCGCCAGCGATGCTTGTGAAACATCCTACCGCTTCAGCTACGATGTCACTCCACCGGTCTTTGAGGATGATACGGAAGAGAATGATGCTTGGAATTCCGCTAATACGGATACGATTGCTGTGAACACGGTTCAAAATGGGCGACTTAATTTCAACTATGATGACAACAGCGACTACTTCATCCTTGATCTCGATGATGACGGGATTCTGAACATACATGTGGAAGCAGAACACGTAAGCGCTACACCGGATGATAGCCTTACCATGAGACTGTACAACTCCAGCGTAGCGCTCCAGAAAACATGGCGCGTAAAGATCGGTGCAATCTCCGCACCGTTCAGCACGGATATCAGTATGACGTGCCGGGGGAATGAACAACGCTATTTCCTACAGTTCACCAGCGATGCTTGCGGAACATCCTACCGCTATAGCTATGATGTCTCCCCACCGGTATTCGCTGATGATATGGAGGATAACGATGCTTGGAATTCCGCCAATACGAGTGTGATCGACCTGAACATGGGCGCTGTGGAAGGCCGCTTGAATTTCAATTACGACGACAACACGGATTACTATAAAGTGATCCTCAACGCCGTCACAACCATTACCATCAATAGCCGTGCAGAGAACGCTAATGCCAGCGGCACCTACGACGTGAGGTTATTCAGTGGTAGCGTTGCCTTACTGAATACGCACGAATTTGCGGTGGGTAATGGGTCAGTACCGGCCAGTGACACGTGGACCTCGGCTTCCTTGGCCGCGGGAACCTATTACCTGCAAGCTCTCAATGCACCTTGTGGCACAAGCTATACATTCGATTGCTTTGACGACGACAGCGACGGCACATGCAACGGTGCGGATGTGTGTGCAGGTGGCCCGGAACCCGGAACTCCGTGCGATGATGGTAACCCGGATACGGAGAATGATGAGATAGGTACTAATTGCCTGTGTTCTGGTATAATTTTAGGAATTGCCGAAGCGAACGAGTCCAGTACACTACGGGTGTGGCCGAACCCCGCGCATGGAAACACGCTTTTCCTGAGCGAGAATACCTCTGGCCAGATCATGGACGCCACAGGCAAGCAGGTCAACTCGTTCCAACGCACAATGGTGGTAAACATCCATGACCTCGCACCTGGCATGTACGTGATACGCACCAACGAGGGAGCCATTGTTCGGTTCATTCGAGAATAA